ATGAGCCCTTGAAGAAGagttgaagtcttgggggcattaTAGCCGATGACAGGAGGAGATGGTCCACCTCCATTAGGAATGAGACCCGGAGCATATTCAATGTCTCTGCCACTATTACTTTTGCGAGTGGGAGAGGATTCTGTTGTCTACAAGATGAGAAGAAGATTAATCATGTTTCAAATCGGCTAATAATTGTTCAAACTTGACAAGGGTAAAGATTTACCTGAGGAATAACATCGGGGAAcagatctgtcatatacatagAAGCTGGTTGATGGAAGATATGTTttttccattcaccccaccatctgtcaaagttcTTGCTCCTGAACCTTGCCAGTTCTATGTTCTCGATGTTGCCCAAGGGAGGTCCTGGGATGTTGAGTAACTGATCCATCATCAGAGTTGATGAAATTTCTCCTCGACATTGGATTTTATCAGCAAAGAACAGGCCAATTGGTAGCTGTCCCATTCCAAACTGTCTGGCAGAGCTCATCGGATGGTAGAATTCATAAGAAACTTGTatatttcttccttgatgaataCCAACATGAAGGATGTATGGGTTGATTGAAGTTGAGAAAACTTCTCCAGATTTCTGCTATCTCTCATGATTGATGTCTTCAAATCTGAAGTCCGATGGGAGATCCAAGTCGGCAGAATTCTCATAGAAGAACCAGACACGGGCGTCTTTTTGAAAGTTTTCATAAAAGCTGCAGAACCAGTCCTTGAGCAGCTCAGCCGATAACTTTGCTCCTGAATCggctggtgtggatgcatattccccATAGGACATACACCTGCGGTGggtgcgttcttctccatcatcatcagcaATCGGCTCTAGTCTTGGAAATTCGGCTTCTGTCATAGATGGCCGATTAATGGCTTTCATAACTACCAGATTTAGCCAAGATTGCAATAACCACCATGGTCCTCCTGCTCCAACCACTGAGCCGACAGAAATTTTAGACGATGCATTGTTCAGTGTTTGATATAGGtagccgagaaggattttgccTAGAGGAAATTGCCTTTTTGATTCTAGGGCTTCGGCTAAAAATTGCTAGTTGGTTGTAGGGCCGCAACTTGATCCACAGAAAAGGAATTTCTCAAGCCACATCAGGAGGAAGGCCACATGTTCTCGAGGAGTGACAGACccttggcccatatatgctgCCACATAACCAGACCAACCACCTATGCTTTTGGTTCTGAAATCGAATTGGTTCTTAGTGTTCAAactcatagggttagccgatgaagtcACATCTAATCCAGTGATCATGGTGATGTCGATCagagttggggtcatcggcccttggttgaacaaaaAGGCATTAATGGCATTGGACCAAAAATAGGTGGCGGCAGCCATTAGGGGCTCATCCTTAGCTGAATTGGCTATAGTGAGGGCGAGTGCCTGGCCGATTCCAATATCATCCCAATGAACCTGCTTGCTAGCCGATACGCGCTTATACCATGTAGTCCAGCTTTTCTCAGGGGAGGTTTTCTCGAGGGATGGCCAAGATTTGAAGGTGTTCTTCCAATGGCTCAGATTAGGGTTTGCTAATCTAAAGGGGATTCTATTGGTTTCTGCAATGATGAATTCAGTAGGGTCGGAATCACCAATTGGACCAAGGAAATAGTGGTTCTCATGCGACAGACTTGGAATTGCACAGATTGGACAGATGCTATGGATGCAAACAagaatagagaagaagaaaacaatatgAGGCAGGAGAAAACCAATATGTTGCAAAAGAAAGAGATCTAGCCAATGGATACTTACCTCTGCATACTCAGCCGATGGCGCGACAGATGGACTGGCGGAGGTCGACATCGCCACGAGCGGAAACTTGGCCGGGGAGGAGATCGCCTTGAAATCACTATATAGTCTTTCTTGTTCCACTTGCAAGGCAAGGAAAAAAATGTCAGTTTCGTTATTACaaccttatttttttatgtCAAAGACAAAAAGCTACGTGCAAATTCTTATTGGATCTCGGTTGTTCTTAACAGCGATGgctattattttttatgttcATTTAAGTCTTCAGGTAGCACCACCAGATCTTCAACAAGGTGGAAATTCTCATATTTCGTATGTACGGTCTAAATTATTTTCCTTAGATACAATTACTACAATAGTTTACTATTAtaacaataagtaaaaataatatgtaagatGGCTTAAACAACATAAGCTTACATAAACATTAGGTGATGTGATTTGAATTTAAAATAGTATGTAGATaatgattcaaatttaaaaataagatgATGTGGCTCTATGAGAGAACAAAATATGGAAAATAATTTAGACCGTACATCTAAGGGCTAAAAAAATTGagatgatatggcttaatgagatAATAAAAGAGGAGTGtgacaccctgaaaattcgaacAACGAAAAATCAAAACTCCAAAAATATGGGCCTTCAAAAAACTTTTtcaataaattgcatcatgccgattctCTTCGCCTATTTCATTGGAATTTGGTTTCGAAGTTTATCAGTCGTGAATAGGGGATAAATAATTAGGAATAAAACCTAAAATTAGGTTGGCAAAAGAAATAATCaagatataatttaaaataaagattaggtgaggatagaaataaataaaatattatcgcgaccatatttgtatcaattaaatttaaatgcgatggaataagaattaactctaattaaattcaagtaaattatgtaaaaataaaaataacacatattgagtaaacttcatttatgcaagatttagaatttatagaatcaaatttatatgggaaataaactaacatcgggataaataggaaaatacactgttcattgcacccTAGCCCTAACCCCTCCTCTGCCGCGCGCTCTGGCCGCCCTGagccccgcgcgccgtcaccattgctgccgccgcgcgccgtcgccatcgccgccgccgcgccgcgccgtcgtcgtgtcGCCTCGTgcctcgcgcccgcgcgccgctcgcttGTCCCGTCGCTGCGTCGCGAGcctgccgcctcgcgccccgcgccactgccgcgcgccgtcgcgtcccgtcgtcgctccgagccgcgcgccgccgctgctgcgccgtcgccgtcgccatcccactgccgcgccgcgcgtgccgccgtcaCCTCGAGCCCCGCCCCTCCGTCATgtcgcccgtcccgtcgccgcgcgcccgtctcctcgccgcctcgcgccccgcgccgccgcgccgccg
This genomic window from Oryza sativa Japonica Group chromosome 12, ASM3414082v1 contains:
- the LOC136354713 gene encoding uncharacterized protein — its product is MSTSASPSVAPSAEYAEVSIHWLDLFLLQHIGFLLPHIVFFFSILVCIHSICPICAIPSLSHENHYFLGPIGDSDPTEFIIAETNRIPFRLANPNLSHWKNTFKSWPSLEKTSPEKSWTTWYKRVSASKQVHWDDIGIGQALALTIANSAKDEPLMAAATYFWSNAINAFLFNQGPMTPTLIDITMITGLDVTSSANPMSLNTKNQFDFRTKSIGGRNIQVSYEFYHPMSSARQFGMGQLPIGLFFADKIQCRGEISSTLMMDQLLNIPGPPLGNIENIELARFRSKNFDRWWGEWKKHIFHQPASMYMTDLFPDVIPQTTESSPTRKSNSGRDIEYAPGLIPNGGGPSPPVIGYNAPKTSTLLQGLIRESADAGKKRKTRSLAVDPSAQAPKKKTKSQKTKPTDDLPALDSSIEQALDEEEIEEDVDQAAAEKKKTAVRKKSAAATLKPAPPPPPPPVQTESSDHSPSAAGSHNVDEEEQPAAPTIPVLADLFSFDIKDYLDETEEDTSSKALAPLSDDVKKTLEDISHWLEASSLDSLVVDCGSIRTRLHEVQALIPDELADALTPAVYLEQHQFKLEKAKLRLAERRERKDIEATIQINRQLVHEEKSKLD